Genomic DNA from Pistricoccus aurantiacus:
AGCCGTCTCATGAACGACAATATGAACTATTGGCTGGCCGACGTGGACGTTGATGTCATCCTGGCCGCCCTGCGCCTGCTGCAACGAATGTCTCAACGGGACATTCCTGACGCGATCCTGGAGATCGCGGGCGACAGTCTGGAAGCCGTCGACATCGATCGCTTATGCGAGCGATTGAACCTGGATGGGCAGGCTGACGCCCAGGATCCGCGTGACGTATTGATCCAACGCATTCGAGCGGAGCTATCGCGCCCCGAATGGGACGCGGATACAGCGGCAAACTTGGCAACGGCCCTAGTAGATGCAGGATGGCCGCCGTTCTTGTCGGAACACGAAGGGTGGTACCTGGATGTGGTCGATGGCGCCTATGCCGTGGTGCTTAAAGACGATGGGCCTTTCCGGTCAGATATCGAGGCCGTTGTTGCCATTGCTCGACAATTCGCTGCGGGCAGCCGCTGGCACGGCCAGGTACTGGAGACCTTCGGCATGACGGCTTGCGGTCAGGGTTCGCCCCTGTACACGTCGCTTTGCAGCTACTTTCGATGATTCACCCAAACGCCCCGCCGGGGCGTTTTTTCATGACCGTCGAAAGAGGGTCGAGTGCAATTAACATTTCCTGTCGCCGCGCACGGCGGACTTCGGCACGGTAAGTCGATAGTGATTCTTCAGGTTCCCGCGCGAGGCCCAACGCGATGCACGCATTCAAGAAACCCCGACTTGTTCCCTTAGCTTTTCTGGTTGCACTCATCGCCGGGTGCGCCCATCAGCCGCCGCAGCCAAGTGAGAGCGAGCAGTTGGCTGCCGAATACCCCCATGCCGATCAGATGACCGTGGCCAGCACGCGGTTGACACCGAGCTCGAAGGTGGTCGCCGTGGGGCTGGATCAGCCGCGTCATGACGTTGAGCCGGATGTCTATCGCGATCGTGATATCTCGCGCATTGAAGTGATGCGCGGCGATCGCTATGCCCTGGTATCGGCCAATGCCACGCTGCAGCAGCGCAATCTGCTCGAGCAGACCGTCAGGGTCTCGATTCCTGCCTCAATGAATCCGACCGTCGAGGACGGGTTGCGCTACATCCTTCAGCACACCGGATACAGCCTCTGCCGCCCTCAAGGGGAGCCACAACGGCTGCTTTACAGTCGCCCGCTGCCGGCGGCGCATTTTCGTCTGGGACCGATGCCGCTGCGTGAAGCTCTCCAGGTGATGGCCAGCCGTGCCTTTGAAGTACAGGCCGACCCCATCGCTCGCACCATTTGCTATCAGGTGCGCGATCAACGCCTGGTAGGGGAGTGATTCACCATGGATGAGCACAACAAGGCTCAAACACACGAGCATGAGCACGAACAGGACCGCGTCGATCCTGAGCGAGAGGCGCCGCTGAATGAGGCGCCGGGCGATGCACCCGATGACGAGCGCGGTGAGGAGCAGCGAGAGTCGAGGCGTCGGAGAGTTCCACGTTTGGTGCTGGTGGGGCTGGGCTTGGCCGGCGTGATGGTCGTGCTTGTACTCGGGCTGATGAGTCGGGCTGGCGATGAAACCGATACTCCTACGCTTGAAGCCCAGGTCCGGCAACAGCAACAAGCCCTTGATCAGCTACGTGCCCAGCTAGATGAGCTGCAGCAGCAGGATGACGAGGTGGTTATCGAAGCGCGGGGTATGGCGTCGGGCCTCGACAGGCGCCTTGATGAGCTGTCTGCGTCGGTTGACGTGCGATTTAGTGCGGTTCAGGAGAAGCAGGAGGCGCTTGAAAAAGCGATCGAGGAAGGGCGTCGTCCCGAAGCCACTCAAGGTGAGGCTGCCACTAAAGAGAAAGGGGCTGAGTCTGAAACTGGATCTGAGTCGGAGTCTGAATCTGTCCCCGATGCCCTACCTTCGTTCGACGCTGATCCGATCCGACACCTGACCCAGAATTTGTCAGCACCCAAGCCTGGCGCAGAGGGCGAGGGTGAATCAAAGCCAGAGCCCGATTCCAAGTCCGACTCCGAGGCCGATACCAAGCCCGAGAAGGTGGTAGCTGAGTCGGCACCTGAGCCGGAGTCCAAACCTCAACCCAAGCCCAGGCGTCGGTATACGCCGCCCTCTCCGCCGTTCACGGTGTCCGGCCTTGAGATACGCGGTGGCAATCGCTTTGTGGCGGTCATGTTCGGTGAGGGACGGCGCTTGAGCGACCTGCGCCTCGTCGGTGAAGGGCAGAGCGTGGGCGGTTGGCGCCTGTCGTCGATCTACGGCCACTCCGCCACGTTTATCGTCAACGGCAAGTCCGTTGACGTGTCGATTCCTTGAGGAGGCTCCCATGACACATTGCAGACTAGGCGGCGTGCTTGCACTGACGATGCTCGTTACCGCTCCTGCCTGGGGGCAGATACCGTCTCCCGGCGTGGTGAATGGCATCAGCGAGCTGGAGCAGCAGATTCAAGACACCCGCACCGATCAGACGCGGGTTGAGCAAAGCCGCCGGCAAGCCGCCGACGCCTGGGGGCTGAGCGAGCAGGAATACCGGCGCTTCGAGTCGCTCATGGAGGGGCCGCGTGGCACCTGGTCGCCCAATCTGGATCCGCTGACCGCGCTCGGCATCGAGGCGCGCTCGGACGCCGAACGTCAGAAATACGCCGAGCTGATGGTCGAAACCGAGCGCGAGCGCGTCGAGGCCGAACTGGCCTTCCAGCGGGCCTACGACGCCGCCTGGCAGCGGCTCTATCCCAATGCCATGCCGGTCAATGCGTTCAGTACCAAGGGGGGCGCCGACGCTAGCCAGTCGGTTTTCGGCAACAATTCCAGGGCGTCATCGCAGCGTCTGAACGTGGTCGTGGCTATCGAGGGTTGTGACTCGTGCGATGCCACGGTGAAGCGTCTGTTGGGTGCCGGTGCCGCCATGGATATCTGGGTCGTCGATTCTAGCGGCGATGACAGCCGGATCCGTCGTTGGGCGGCGAAGCTCGGGGTCTCACCCGACCGGGTTCGCGCCGGTGATATCACCCTCAATCATGGTGGCGCGATCAATGTGGATAGTGCCGATCTGCCGCGCGTCGCGCCGAGGGGTGGATAACTATGGGGCCGAAGACAAAAATCACCTCGGTCTATGTTGGTGCGCGGCGGTCGGTTTCATCGACCGAGCACTTTCTCTATCTGGATGAGCGAATCGACCACTTTTACGTCGAGTTTTATGGATGGCCCTCCCGAGAGATCATCGGGTATGCCGAATATCAGTTTGTATGCCATGAAGAGACGAAGTCTATGTCCCCCATGCTGCACGCACTGACGAAATTATTGCCGGCAGATGCTCGATGCCCCTGCCCAATAATTCCGTTGACAGCTGTTTTATACCGCTCGCGGGAAGTTCTCGAATCGCCTTCAACATTCTCTCCTTCATTTCCTGAGGCAGCGTTTTCGACTTTTCAGTCCGGGAAAGGAGAAGAGAGCGGAGGGTCTCCTCATGGAACTTGACCGTGACCACGCCCAGAGTCGCGCTGAGTCCGCCGTCATCGCTGAGAATATTTTGTTCGGCATTTCATCCCGAAAGTGGCTGATAGTGCGAAACGTTTTCTGGGTCGCATGTCTGGCGTTAACGCTGGTGTGGGGGGCGCCTGCTGTTGCGAACCCTGGAGCAGACATTCCGTCAGCCTATGTGGTGGCCGCCGAGGACAATGGCATTCCGCCCGAAGTGCTGTATGCCGTGGTCATGACCGAGTCGCAGATGTCCTTGGGGCATGCCGTGCGGCCTTGGCCATGGACCCTGAATGTGGGCGGCAAAGGCTATCGCTATGACACGCGTGGCGATGCCTGCACGGCGCTGCGCTCGTTCCTGCAGCAAACACGCGTGGTGGATGTTGGCATCGCTCAGATGAACGTGCGCTGGCAGACCCAGGTATTCGGTCCAGGGAAGCGGTTTTCCGACCCCTGTGCGGGACTGGACCCCTACGCGAACCTCGACGAAGCCGCGAAGGTGATTCGACAGCACTACGAGGCGTCCGGTGATTGGGTGATCGCAGCAGGGCGCTACCATCGACCTGCCGGAGGCAAGCCCGCTCAGCGCTATCGCGCAAGCGTAAGCCGTCAGCTGGCCCGTCTAGGGGATTCGCCGTCGCTGGGCTCGCGCTCGCCGGCGTTGATGGCCGCCAGGCAGGCGGCTGAGCCGCGTCTCGCATCGACCACAACGGCCTCATCGGTCAGCTCCACTCCTGTCGCGCCGAGCGAACACTCAGCCGTCACCTGGGTGACACCATCCCCTCGAGCGCCCGATGCCGACGTCACCAACGTCACCTGGGTAACGCCGACGCCAAAACCTCGCCGGTGGATGGCTGAAATCGCTGTTGCCAGCCGCTGATTCTCGACCAGGAGCGTATTCATGAGTCATGTAACCCGTTACTCCCTCAGCATGATGACCGGGTGCCTGATGTTGGCTTTGGTCCCGCTCGCTCAAGCACAGCTCTCTGCTCAGCGTCCGCCGGGCTTGCCGACATTGAGCGTGGTCGCCGATCACGGCGGTGAGCCGGCGCGACCCTATTTCGTGGCCATCAATGGCGCCGGCGTCGATGAGCAGGAAGGGTACTCACCGCAGGTGGGGGCACAATATCCGACGCAGCGCCATGGCGAGCAGGACATGCTGCCACTGGAAAGCGATCGGCTGACGCCGGGGCGTGTCGAGTCGCGGTCGATTGAGCTGCCTGGCGGCTTCACGCCGATCTTCCTGATCGGTGATGACGATTTATCCCATCAGTGGCTCGTCCAGCGCGGCGATATTTTGCGCGAGATGAACGCCGTGGGCCTGGTGGTTCAGGTGCAGGACATAGCGTCCCTGAAGGCACTTCGCGCCGAAACACAGGGGCTGGAATTGCGGCCCGTCTCAGGTGACGGCCTGGCTGACCGTCTGGGCCTGCAACACTATCCCGTGCTGATCAGTCGGCGCGGCATCGAGCAGTAGGAGAACGCCACATGAGCAGTAAACATCCGCTTGAATCCTTGCTTCGTCCCGCCGTTGAGCTCTACACCGTGGCGGTATGCGCCGGCTGTGCCGTGCTGAGCCTGTATGCTCCCTGGTCGCTGGCTCTTGCGCCGAGCGTGGGGATTATCACCGCTGCCGGCTTCGCTACCTTCGGGGTCTGGCGTTTTCGTCAGGCATGGGTGGTGCTGCGCTATCGCCGCAACATGCGGCGGCTGCCGCGCTTCGCCTTGCCGGCGCGCAAGATTCCGGTGAGCAAGCGTAACCTGTGGCTCGGCAAGGGCTTCAAATGGCAGGCGCGGCACACCCAGCGGCTGCATGAGTCGGCACAACCCGCTGCCGAGTCCTATGTACAACCGACTGTCTGGTATCAGCGAGCGCGGCGGCTGGAGCATCGCCTGGAAAGCGGCGTGTTCGGTCAGCGTATCGCCGACGTGTTGCGCTGGGACTCGCCGTTCAATCCGGTGCGCCCACTGCCGCCGGTCGGCGGTGTGCCGGCGCTGCACGCGGTCGAGTGGAAAGAGCACGACGTCTGGATGCCGCTGGGCGAGCGGGTGGGACACACCCTGGTCGAGGGCACGACGCGGGTAGGCAAGACGCGCCTGGCCGAGATCCTGATCACGCAGGACATTCATCGTGGCGACATCACCATCTGCTTCGACCCCAAAGGCGACGCCGACCTGATGATGCGCATGTACGCGGAAGCGCACAAGGCGGGACGCGGCGATGAGTTCTATATCTTCCACCTGGGCTGGCCGGACGTATCCTGCCGCTATAACGCCGTGGGACGCTTCTCGCGGCTGTCGGAGATTCCGACTCGGGTGACCGGGCAGCTGTCGGGTGAGGGCGATAGCGCTGCGTTTCGGCAGTTCGCCTGGCGGTTCGTCAACATCGTGGCCCGCGCCCGTCATGCGTTGGGCGAACGGGCGAGCTACAGTCAGATCCTGGCCGACGTGGTGAATATCGATGCGCTGTTGATTCAGTATGTCCAGGAGACGCTGGAGACGCAGATACCGGGGTCGAACCAGCAGATCACCGAGATCGAGGGCACGCTCAACGATCGCAATACACCGCTCAACATGAGGGGGCGCCACAAGCGCGTGGCGGCGATCGTCCAGTACCTACAGCAGCCAGAGGTAATCGAGGCGCTGACCGACCCCGTACTGGACGGCCTGCTGTCGGCGGTACGCTACGACAAGACCTACTTCGACAAGATCGTGGCATCCTTGCTGCCGCTGCTTGAGAAGCTGACCAGCGGCAAGATCGCCGAGCTGCTATCGCCCGACTATGACGACATCGAAGACGACCGGCCCATCATCGACTGGCAGCAGATCATTCGTAAGCGCGGCATCGTCTATGTGGGGCTGGATGCCCTGAGCGACTTCGAGGTCGCCCAGGCGGTGGGCAACTCGATGTTCGCCGACATCGTCTCGGTCGCGGGTCACATCTACAAGTTTGGCGCCGAAGATGGGCTTCCTGGTGCCAGCAGCGGCACGGACAAGAAGCTGCCGATCAACCTGCATTGCGACGAGTTCAACGAGCTGATGGGCGATGAGTTCATCCCGCTGATCAACAAGGGCGGCGGGGCCGGCATCCAGGTGACGGCCTACACCCAGACGCTCTCTGACATCGAAGCGCGCATCGGCTCCGTGGCCAAGGCCGGGCAGGTGATAGGCAACTTCAACAACCTGATCATGCTGCGGGTGCGCGAAGAGCGCACGGCGCGGCTGCTCACCGAACAGCTGCCCAAGGTCAATGTGTCGACGCGGCTGATGGTCTCCATGGCCAGCGACAACGCTGACGTCAGCTCGGATCAGGACTTCTCGAGCTCCGCCGGTGACCGTATCGGGACCGAGTCGGTCGACATGCTCGTCTCCAACGACATTATCAATCTGCCCAAGGGGCAGGCATTTGCCCTGCTTGAAGGGGGGCAACTGTGGAAGACCCGTATGCCACTGCCCTTGCCGGACAAGACCGAGAATGTGCCCAAGGATGTCGCGGACATTGCCACGCGCATGCGGGCCAAGTACATCACCGGCGACCAGTGGTGGGAGGCGGTGATGCCGCCGCCGATCGATCTGGACTTTGAGTTGCCGCCACAGCCGCACGAAGCGCGTGCTCAGGACCGCTGGATGCCTGTCGAGGAGCCGCTCGATACCCCGCTCGAGGGCAGTGCGGAGATGAATGATCATGGCGAGGGATGAAGCGCCGGCGCGGCGCGTCGAGAAAAAACGCAGCGGCGTGATCGGGTCGCTGCTGAAGCTGCCGTTCACGCTGTTCTGGATCCTGCTGATTTCGATGGTGTGTTCAATCGCGATCGAATGGCTCGGCATCTACTTCGACTGGTTTAGCCAGGCCGGCGCCGAACATGCCCGCCAGACCATGATCTCCGAGATGGGGTATCTGGACAGCCAGTTCACGCGCTCGCTGCTGGTCTCGTCGCCGGTCGAGTTTGCCACCTGCGTCGTCAACACCGGCCATGAGTGGGTGTTTGTCAAGACGGGTATTGCCGGCTGGGTCGAGCAGGGGGCGGACAGCGGTGGCTGGGCGGCAACGATCAGAACCTACCTGCAGGCGGCGATGTTCGTCACGCTCATGACGCTGACGCGCTGCGTGATCCTCACGTTGACGTCGCCGCTGTTCCTGTTGGCGGCGATCGTCGGCTTTACCGACGGGCTGGTCAGCCGTGACCTGCGCCGCTTCGGTGCCGGTCGCGAATCGGCGTTTATCTATCATCATGCCAAGCGCGCGGTGACCCCCATCTTTCTGACCGGCTGGCTGATCTATCTGTCGCTGCCGTTCTCGATCCATCCCAACCTGTTCTTGCTGCCCTGTGCGCTGCTGTTCGGGCTGATGATTGCTATTGCCACCGCGAGCTTCAAGAAGTACCTCTGATCGATTCCGCCTCGTCGCTGCTGGGGCGAAGTCCCAAGGGTCATTCGATCAGCTCAGGCTCACCGCACTCCTGATAGATGTGCGACACCGGAATGTTCGGTTCGGCACCCTGGGGGAGTTGGGACACCACTTTTTCCAGAATCTCCCGCGCCTTATCGGCAAGGACACCACGGTCGAAAATAGCCGGGTAAACAAGCGCCGCCAGGGCGTGGCTCAAACTCTGGGGACCCGTGCCCTGGTACCCCCATGCGTATCCCCCTTCATACTGAAAAAGATCGTAACGCGAGACAACCAGTTCGGCTTGAGCATCGTCATGGGCACGATATAGCGCCACCGGCGCACCTTCCACCACACGAAAAAGAATCGTCCCCCTTATACCGGGGTGGGGTGAGTCATTATCACTGTGGGTCGAGTGCCGGGTATGGCTGAAGTCATAGTCTTCCAGACGCTTCCTTTCACTCATGTGCATGTCCTCGTCAATGTGTTCGGGCTTTTAGCTCCCGGCGGCTATAGTCGCGCATTTCAGCGGCTCAGTGAAGAATACCCGTCTGTTTCGCTTAACGTTTCGGGCTGATCTCGCCAGCCCATCCCTTGACCATGGGGCCATGTCGTCACCACTCACGACTGGACTCCATCATGACGCTGCGCAAATACACTCCTCTCTTCGGCAAGGGCTCTCCGGGCAAGTCATTTCTGCTGCTGGGGTTGCTCCTGGCCAGCACGATATCGATTTCTGCTCAGGCCGACGATGTCGATGAGGTTCAGCGTCGCGACCTGGCCCTGATCCAGACACAGATCGAGCAGATCAAGGTGGTCGTCGCGCGCGTCGATGCCCGTCAACGCCAAGCCGATCCGGCAACGACGCGACTCTATTTCGATATTCCCCGGCTGCGGGCGGACCTCGATTCGATCACCACCGGCATCGATACCTATCTCGCCCCGGATCGGCTGCTGCCGCGCCGGCCACGGCCACTTGTTGGCGACTATCTCGATGATCGGGGGCAGTGATGGGGGCGTTTCAGGCCGGTTCCGGCATGGGGGAGGGGGAGCTCTATTTACTGATCGCCGGCGTGGGTCTCGCGGGGATTCTGATCGCTGCCGGCTGGATTTTTGTGTCGGCCTATCGCGGCTATGCCAGGGGGCGGGTCGATGGCGACATTCTCGCGGTAGTGAGTGTGAAAGCACTTGTGCTGATCTTGCTGTTTTTCTGGCTGCTTCTTTAATGCTGCCAGTCGACGCGCCTCGTCTTGGGGCGGCACCAACGGGTCCAGGTGGGCCTTCCATTGCAATGAGGATGTTCACATGAAATTTACAACAGTTATGAAGCGTACTTCCCACGTGTTCACGTCTGCGTGCCAGCGGCTGGTCGTGCTGGCGAGTGCCGTCGTGCCTGGTGTGGCGTTAGCGGAACTACCGACGCTTGAAGAGCCGACGCAGGGCAGTGGCGGCATTCGTACAACGGCGCAGGGCTACATGTACGACGGCTTCATTCTTGCCGGCCTGCTGCTGTCCACCGCCGCGTTTATCTGGGTGGGTATTGGTTGCCTCGCGTCGTTCAACGAAGGTCGTCAGCGCGGCGAGTGGACCAAGTTCGGCGTGACCGCCTTCGTTGGCGTCGTGCTGATCCTGGTCGTCATCTGGCTGGCCACCGAAGCCGGGCCGATTCTTTCTCAGTAAAGAGGTAAGCGTCATGGCGAGCATCGATTTCATCCCCAAGCGCATCAATGACCCCCCGGTGGTATTCCGGGGCATGACGCTGCGTGAAGTGGGGATCATGGCGATTAGCGGGTTTCTCGGCGGGTTGCTGCCGGGGATCGCACTGGCGATCGTCATGGGCATGCCCGCCATGGCGCCTACCGTTGGGGTGGCTTTCATGGCACTGGCACTGGTGGCCGGTGGCACCGTCATGCGCCGGATTCGACGGGGGCGACCGGCGTCGCTGCTGTATCGACAAATCACCTACAGGCTCGCGACCTGGGGCATTGCGCTCGGCGGCGAGCGCCTGATCACCCGCTCCAGCGTGTATCGCGTTGGGCGCGAACCACGGGGACCGGGAGGACTGCGATGAGCCGTCTACGCAATGCGCTGGGAGCGCGCGATGCCCATATCACCACGCTACGCGCCGTTATTTTCCTGCTGGTGATTGGCTGCGGTGCTCTGTGGTTTGGCTGGCAGAACGCGCCGAAAGATTTAACCATTTCCATTCCTCCCGATTTGCGCACCGGCTCGACGCAGAAGTGGTGGGAGAAGCCACCGTCAGCCGTCTATGCCTTCACTACCTACGTCTGGCAGCAGATCAATCGCTGGCCCGCCAACGGTGAGGCGGATTACAAGCGCAATCTCTACGCCTATTCGCCGTTTCTCACTCCGGCCTGCCAGGTCGAACTCGAGGAAGATTATCGTGCCCGCAAGCGGCGCAACGAACTGGACCGGCGTGAGCGCAGCATCTTCGAGATACCCGGACGCGGGTTCAGCAACGACCCGTCCGGGCCGGGTTCGGTCGAGATCGTGTCGCGCGACGAATGGGTTGTGAATCTCGATCTTGCTGTTCTTGAGACCTACGCCGGGACGCCGATTCGCGATGTCTACATGCGCTTCCCGATGAGCGTCGTGCGTGCCGAGGACGACCCCGAAGGCAATCCCTGGGGCATGAAGATCAACTGTTTGGCACGCTCGGCACAGCGTCTGGAGATTCCCGGACAGGAGGAGGACTGATGAACCGCCTCAAGACAGCGTTATTGCGAGGCGGACTGTGCGCCTTGCTGCTGAGCATGGCGCTTCAGGCGCATGCTGTGGAAATCCTGCACTGGGATCGCAAGCCGCTCCCTGTTGATTTGCCGGTGGGCGGCGAGCGCGTCATCGTGCTGGACCGCAACGTGCGTGTCGGGCTTCCACGGGAGATTGCCAGCGCCGATATCTTGCGCGTGCAAAGTGCAGGCGGGGCCATTTATCTCAAGGCGAGCCAGCCCTTCGATACCCAGCGGGTGCGTATCCAGGACGTCGAGACCAATGAGGTCGTACTGCTCGATCTGACCGCCAAGGAAAGCGGGGCCAGCGCTGAAGATATCAAGGTGGTGATTCCCGACGGTGGAGTCGCGAGCAGTCATGACGAGGCCGCTTCACAAGAGGGCAATCGATCGACAGCGGATAGTGATCAGGGCGCTGATGGGGCGCTCGGTCTGCCGGCGCCTGTGGCGCTGACACGCTTTGCCGCACAGTCCCTCTATGCACCCAGCCGGACGATTCAGCCGGTGCCGGGGCTCAATCGGGTGGCGATGCGCCTGCCGGCCAGCATGCCGTCGCTGATGCCTTCGCTGCCGGTCAAGGCGACGCCGGTGGCGGCCTGGAAGCTCAACGCCTGGACCGTCACGGCGGTCAAGCTCATCAACCGTGATCCGGTGCGCACCTTCGAGTTGGACCCGCGCTGGCTTCAGGGCGAGCTGTATAGCGCCGCCTTCATGCATCCCACGCTGGGACGTCGCGGCAGTCTCGAGGACACCACGACGGTGTTTATCGTGACCAACGGGGTATCGCTGGCTCAGGCGCTGCCGCTGGGAGGTGACTCATGACGCTCCGGGGCAACATGCTGCTCAAGTTCGGTGTGCCGCTGCTGCTTATCGTCATGAGCATGGTCGTCGTCAAGGGGTGTAGCAGCGATGATGATGAGAGGCAGCCGTCACAAGAGGACCCCACGCGCACCCTGACGCGGGAGGAAATGGACGCGCTGGGTATCAGTGGTGATTCGTCAAAGGACACCGTGGCCACGCTGGTTGGCAAGATGAACGCCTGGGATCGCGAGCGTCAGCGTGATCAGGAGCGCGTCGACAGTCTGGTCGAGGAAAACGCGCGTCTGGCCGAGCGGGCGTCCAATGTTGACCGTGCCGTTGATAAAGCGATTGGCGAAGAGCGCGAACGCCAGCAGCGCATTCGCGAGCGGAACGAGCAATCCTTGTTGTCTCGTTTTGAGCAGCGCCTTAACCGCCTGATACCTGATGATCAGGCCGGTAGCGGCGCTGACGATGACTTGCCGATCGGTCTTGGACTCGAAGGCGGCAGTCCATCCGGCTCAAGGGTGGGTGATCTTGCCTGGGTCGAGCCGATGGACCAGCGCCAGGACGAAGGCCGCGCGGGCAGTCGTCGCCAGGGCGGGAGCTCTGCGTTTCCGACCTCATTCAAGGCAGCGGCAGAGGGTGTGGGCGACACGGCATCACGCACATCCAGCGCCGTGCGCTCCAGTGTCACGGGCCAGCCTGACGCGTCGACGGTCGAGCCGATCTATACCATCCCCGAGAATTCGACGCTGATGGGGTCGCTGGCCATGACCGCGCTTTTGGGTCGTGTGCCAGTGGATGGCACCGTCAACGACCCCTATCCGTTCAAGGTCATGATCGGCAAGGACAACCTGACCGCCAACGGCATCGAGCTCCCCGAGGTGCAGGCCGCCGTTGCCAGCGGTACCGCAACGGGGGATTGGACGCTTTCCTGTGTGCGCGGAAACATCTCCAGCCTGACCTTCGTCTTCGCGGACGGCACGGTCCGGACCGTGCCGTCACCGGAGGACGTCAACCAAGGCGGCGGCGGGAATGACAACCGTCACAGCCAGACCATCGGGGGTGGCAATTCGATCGGCTGGATCAGCGATCAGGCGGGCCTGCCCTGCATCAGCGGTGTGCGTCGCAGCAATGCCCAACAGTACCTGGGCACCCAGAGCCTGCTCACCGCCGCCGGCGCCGGCGTGGCGACTCTGCTCGCCGATGACGATGCGAGATCGATCACCACGATCGGTGCCGATGGCTCGATTTCTCAGGCCATGAGCGGCAGTCAGGCGGCAGGCCAGATCATGAGCCAGGGCATCAGCGATATGAGCCAGTGGGTCAACAAGCTCTACGGCGAAGCATTCGCTGCCGTGTATGTGCCGCCCGGCCAGGACGTGGCCATTCATATCAACAAGCAGCTGCCGATCGACTATGAGACCGAGGGGAGGAAGGTGCGCTATGACACGTCAACCGCAACCACAATCGCGCTCGACTGACTTCTTGACAACGCATCGTGCCGCCTGGGTCACGCTGGCATTCGTCGGCATGGCGCTGCTGTCCGGCTGTGCCACGTCCAAGGATGAGTTGATGCCCACCAACGGCGTGACCATGCAGGAGTTGTGGAAGCAAGGCTCCAGCCAGGCCAGTGGCTCGGCTTCGCCCGGCGGCCCAAGCGCTCAAGCGGTCGAGTCGGCACGTGGTGTGTTGCGTCGTCCGATTGGCGCGGCGCAGATGAATGATGAGCGCACGCGCTACACGCGTGATGCGGCCAATGAGATTCACAGCCAGTTTTCGCGCCTGCCCAACCCGGACCTGGTGATCTATATCTACCCGCACTTGGCGGGGGGCAGTGAGTCGATACCGGTACCCGGCTATTCGAGCGTGTTTCCACTTTACAGCACACCGCAGTA
This window encodes:
- a CDS encoding TIGR03759 family integrating conjugative element protein; this encodes MTHCRLGGVLALTMLVTAPAWGQIPSPGVVNGISELEQQIQDTRTDQTRVEQSRRQAADAWGLSEQEYRRFESLMEGPRGTWSPNLDPLTALGIEARSDAERQKYAELMVETERERVEAELAFQRAYDAAWQRLYPNAMPVNAFSTKGGADASQSVFGNNSRASSQRLNVVVAIEGCDSCDATVKRLLGAGAAMDIWVVDSSGDDSRIRRWAAKLGVSPDRVRAGDITLNHGGAINVDSADLPRVAPRGG
- a CDS encoding integrating conjugative element protein produces the protein MLALVPLAQAQLSAQRPPGLPTLSVVADHGGEPARPYFVAINGAGVDEQEGYSPQVGAQYPTQRHGEQDMLPLESDRLTPGRVESRSIELPGGFTPIFLIGDDDLSHQWLVQRGDILREMNAVGLVVQVQDIASLKALRAETQGLELRPVSGDGLADRLGLQHYPVLISRRGIEQ
- the traD gene encoding type IV conjugative transfer system coupling protein TraD produces the protein MSSKHPLESLLRPAVELYTVAVCAGCAVLSLYAPWSLALAPSVGIITAAGFATFGVWRFRQAWVVLRYRRNMRRLPRFALPARKIPVSKRNLWLGKGFKWQARHTQRLHESAQPAAESYVQPTVWYQRARRLEHRLESGVFGQRIADVLRWDSPFNPVRPLPPVGGVPALHAVEWKEHDVWMPLGERVGHTLVEGTTRVGKTRLAEILITQDIHRGDITICFDPKGDADLMMRMYAEAHKAGRGDEFYIFHLGWPDVSCRYNAVGRFSRLSEIPTRVTGQLSGEGDSAAFRQFAWRFVNIVARARHALGERASYSQILADVVNIDALLIQYVQETLETQIPGSNQQITEIEGTLNDRNTPLNMRGRHKRVAAIVQYLQQPEVIEALTDPVLDGLLSAVRYDKTYFDKIVASLLPLLEKLTSGKIAELLSPDYDDIEDDRPIIDWQQIIRKRGIVYVGLDALSDFEVAQAVGNSMFADIVSVAGHIYKFGAEDGLPGASSGTDKKLPINLHCDEFNELMGDEFIPLINKGGGAGIQVTAYTQTLSDIEARIGSVAKAGQVIGNFNNLIMLRVREERTARLLTEQLPKVNVSTRLMVSMASDNADVSSDQDFSSSAGDRIGTESVDMLVSNDIINLPKGQAFALLEGGQLWKTRMPLPLPDKTENVPKDVADIATRMRAKYITGDQWWEAVMPPPIDLDFELPPQPHEARAQDRWMPVEEPLDTPLEGSAEMNDHGEG
- a CDS encoding TIGR03747 family integrating conjugative element membrane protein gives rise to the protein MARDEAPARRVEKKRSGVIGSLLKLPFTLFWILLISMVCSIAIEWLGIYFDWFSQAGAEHARQTMISEMGYLDSQFTRSLLVSSPVEFATCVVNTGHEWVFVKTGIAGWVEQGADSGGWAATIRTYLQAAMFVTLMTLTRCVILTLTSPLFLLAAIVGFTDGLVSRDLRRFGAGRESAFIYHHAKRAVTPIFLTGWLIYLSLPFSIHPNLFLLPCALLFGLMIAIATASFKKYL
- a CDS encoding DUF6166 domain-containing protein → MSERKRLEDYDFSHTRHSTHSDNDSPHPGIRGTILFRVVEGAPVALYRAHDDAQAELVVSRYDLFQYEGGYAWGYQGTGPQSLSHALAALVYPAIFDRGVLADKAREILEKVVSQLPQGAEPNIPVSHIYQECGEPELIE
- a CDS encoding RAQPRD family integrative conjugative element protein, producing the protein MTLRKYTPLFGKGSPGKSFLLLGLLLASTISISAQADDVDEVQRRDLALIQTQIEQIKVVVARVDARQRQADPATTRLYFDIPRLRADLDSITTGIDTYLAPDRLLPRRPRPLVGDYLDDRGQ
- a CDS encoding DUF3262 family protein encodes the protein MGAFQAGSGMGEGELYLLIAGVGLAGILIAAGWIFVSAYRGYARGRVDGDILAVVSVKALVLILLFFWLLL
- a CDS encoding TIGR03745 family integrating conjugative element membrane protein, yielding MKFTTVMKRTSHVFTSACQRLVVLASAVVPGVALAELPTLEEPTQGSGGIRTTAQGYMYDGFILAGLLLSTAAFIWVGIGCLASFNEGRQRGEWTKFGVTAFVGVVLILVVIWLATEAGPILSQ
- a CDS encoding TIGR03750 family conjugal transfer protein, which codes for MASIDFIPKRINDPPVVFRGMTLREVGIMAISGFLGGLLPGIALAIVMGMPAMAPTVGVAFMALALVAGGTVMRRIRRGRPASLLYRQITYRLATWGIALGGERLITRSSVYRVGREPRGPGGLR